GGCGGGGCCCGGCGCGGCGGGAACGCCGAGAAGCTGGTGACCCCGCTGCTGGCGCAGGCCGACGAGTACGCCGAGCGGTACGCGCTGGAGCAGGAGCAGCGAGCGGTCCTGGACGAGTCGGGGCTGCCGGTGCACGAACTGCCGCTGCTCGCCGAGGGCATGGACCTGGCGGGCCTGTACGAACTCGCGGGCGAGCTGCGGGAACAGGGCCTGTCATGAGTCCGTTCACAAGTCGGAGGCCGTACGCGGAAAGCCAGCAGCCGTACACGGTACGTCGGAAGCAGGGGATGTCATGAGTCGTCCGGAACCGGCCCAGACACAGGACGCGGCCCGCCGGCCCCACCATCTCTCCGCCCGGCGCGTGCTCGACCTCGATCCGCTGCTCGACGACCCGAAGACCCGCATCGTGGTGTGCTGCGGCTCGGGCGGCGTCGGCAAGACCACGACGGCGGCGGCGCTGGGCCTGCGGGCGGCCGAGCGCGGGCGCAAGGTCGTCGTGCTCACCATCGACCCGGCCCGCCGGCTCGCGCAGTCGATGGGCATCGACTCGCTGGACAACACCCCGCGCCGGGTCAAGGGCGTCGAGGGCGAGGGCGAGCTGCACGCGATGATGCTCGACATGAAGCGCACCTTCGACGAGATCGTCGAGGGGCACGCGGACCCCGATCGGGCCGCCGCGATCCTGGGCAACCCCTTCTACCAGTCGCTCTCCGCGGGCTTCGCCGGCACGCAGGAGTACATGGCGATGGAGAAGCTGGGCCAGCTGCGGGCCAGGGACGAGTGGGACCTCATCGTCGTGGACACCCCGCCGTCCCGCTCCGCGCTGGATTTCCTGGACGCCCCCAAGCGGCTGGGCTCGTTCCTCGACGGCAAGCTGATCCGTGTGCTGCTGGCCCCGGCGAAGGTCGGCGGACGCGCGGGGATGAAGTTCCTGAACGTCGGCATGTCGATGATGACGGGCGCGCTCGGCAAGCTGCTCGGCGGTCAGCTGCTGAAGGACGTACAGACCTTCGTGGCGGCCATGGACTCGATGTTCGGCGGGTTCCGTACGCGCGCGGACGCCACGTACAAGCTGCTCCAGGCCCCCGGGACCGCGTTCCTGGTCGTGGCGGCGCCGGAGCGGGACGCGCTGCGGGAGGCGGCGTACTTCGTGGAGCGGCTGGCCGCCGAGGACATGCCGCTCGCGGGTCTGGTGCTCAACCGGGTCCACGGCAGCGGCGCCGACCGGCTGTCCGCCGAGCGGGCGCTCGCCGCCGCGGAAAATCTTGAAGAGCCCCGCATTGTGGATCAGGAGGGCGGGAAAGCTGGACTTCGTAACTCCCCCGACACGTACGACAGTTCAGAATCAGCCGCTTCCGAGGCACCGGCTCCAGACGCAGGCTCCCCCGCCGTCACGGACCTGGAGCACACCGCAGCCACGGACGAGCCACAGACGCATGTGGAGCGGTCCGTCGACCAGCTCACGGCAAGCCTGCTGAGGCTGCACGCCGAGCGCATGCAGCTGCTCTCCCGCGAGCAGCGCACGCGTGACCGCTTCACCGCGCTCCACCCCGAGGTGGCGGTGGCCGAAGTGGCCGCGCTGCCCGGCGACGTGCATGACCTCACAGGGCTGCGCGACATTGGGAACCGGCTCGCGGCCCATCGGCCGGAGCTGCCCGATCCCGAGGTCTGACACGGCAGACCTGCCGGATCCGCCCGAGGAGAGCCCTCGTGGCCCCCTCAGCCCACCGCCGCGAAGTTCTCGTACACCTCGTCGTCGTCGAGCGGCAGCAGACCCGCACCGCGCTCGTACTCCGTGCGTGCCGTCTCCAGCAGCCGGCGCCACGACGTGACCGTCGGCCGCCTGCGCAGCAGTGCGCGGCGCTCGCGCTCCGTCATTCCTCCCCACACGCCGAACTCGACGCGGTTGTCCAGCGCGTCCGCCAGGCACTCCGTGCGCACCGGGCATCCGGTGCACACCGCCTTGGCCCTGTTCTGCGCTGCTCCCTGAACGAACAGTTCATCCGGATCGGTAGTGCGGCAGGCCGCCTGCGCACTCCAGTCGGTAACCCAGCCCATACCGGCGCCGTCCTCTCCCGAATCGAGGCTCCCCCACGGCGGCAGCGGCATATTCACCGCCGCCAGTTGAGGACGTTACGGAAGGTGGGCACAGCGCAACACCCCCTTCGGGCCCAATCTTGAATGGCCCGAACGGACTATGCGTAAGCGGCAGATCACCCGGGGGAGTGAGCTGGCGACATGCGTGACTTTCCCGTCAAACCGGGACAGTTCAGTTGAGTCACAACGGACGCCGAATGACACACAAGGCGGATTCGGACACGCCCCCACCAAAAAAGTGGGCTACCGCCAGAACGATTCGGGGTCGCCGGACGTATTGATACGTGGCCGCACTGCTGTGACAGTTGAGAGCAGCTTAGGCCAAGGCCTGTACGCCTGTCCGGCGAATGGGCCGCATCCGCGCGCATGGCCTGGCTCACGTCGCCGTGCCGGGCTCGCGCGCGACCGGCTCTCGGTTCGCTCATGTCTACGGTTTAGGCTGCCCCCATGCCAAAGAACCGCTCGGGCGGTGGTCTGTCGCCGACGCAGCAGGCCGCCAAGTTCCTCGGTGTCAGTGTGCTCGCGGGAGCCGTGCTGGCCGGTATCGCGCTGCCCGCCGTCGGCGCACTGGGGCTCGCGGCCAAGGGATCCGTCGAGAGCTTCGACGAACTCCCCGCCAACCTCAAGACGCCACCGCTGAGCCAGCGCACCACGATCCTGGACGCCAAGGGCGGCACGATCGCCACGGTCTACTCACGTGACCGCACGGTCGTCGACCTCAAGGACATCTCGCCGTACATGCAGCAGGCGATCGTCGCGATCGAGGACGCCCGCTTCTACCAGCACGGCGCGGTCGACCTGAAGGGCGTCCTGCGCGCCCTCAACCGCAACGCCCAGAGCGGCGGCGTCAGCGAGGGCGCCTCGACGCTCACGCAGCAGTACGTGAAGAACGTCTTCGTGGAGGAGGCCGGCGACGACCCGACGAAGGTCGCCCAGGCCACCCAGCAGACCCTCGGCCGCAAGATCAAGGAGCTGAAGTACGCGATCCAGGTGGAGGAGGAGCTCGGCAAGAAGAAGATCCTCGAGAACTACCTGAACATCACGTTCTTCGGCCAGCAGGCGTACGGCGTCGAGGCCGCGGCCCAGCGCTACTTCTCCAAGTCCGCCAAGGACCTCAAGGTCCAGGAGGCGGCGCTGCTCGCCGGCATCGTCCAGTCGCCGAGCCGCTACGACCCGGTCAACGACGAGGCCGAGGCCACCAAGCGGCGCAACACCGTCCTGCAGCGCATGGCCGACATGGGCGACATCTCCCAGGCGGAGGCGGACAAGGCCAAGGAGGCGCCGCTGGGGCTGAAGGTCAGCAAGCCCAAGAACGGCTGCATCACCGCGGTCAAGGGCGCCGGCTTCTTCTGCAAGTACGTCGAGAAGGTCTTCCTCAGCGAGCCGGTCTTCGGCAAGAACCGTGAGACCCGCGCCAAGATCTGGAACCAGGGCGGCCTGACCATCACGACGACGCTGGACCCGCAGTCCCAGAAGTCGGTCCAGGCCTCGCTCAAGGATCACGTCTACCAGGACGACAAGGTCGCCGCCGCGACCACCCTCGTCGAGCCCGGCACCGGCAAGATCCTCGGCATGGGCCAGTCGAAGCCCTTCGGCTTCGGCAAGAACGAGACCGAGATCAACTACTCGGTCGACTCCAAGTACGGCGGCTCCAACTTCGGCTTCCCGACCGGTTCGACGTTCAAGCCGTTCGTCGCCGCGGCCGCGCTGGAGGAGGGCCGGCCGCCGACGCAGCAGTACTCGTCGCCGTACGAGATGGAGTACCCGAGCCCGGTCCAGACGTGCGAGAGCGCGCCGTGGACCAACCGGAACAACGAGAAGCTGGAGAACGAGAGCGAGTCGGAGCACGGCCCGTACCGCCTGAAGAAGGCGATGGAGCTGTCGGTCAACACGTACTTCGTGCAGATGATCGCCGACATCGGTCTGTGCCCGGTGGTCAACATCACCGACAAGCTCCAGGTCCGCCAGGGCAACGGCGACAAGCTCCCCGAGCGCCCGGCCATCGCCCTCGGCTCGGTCGGCCTCTCCCCCCTGACGATGGCGAGCGCGTACGCCGCCTTCGCCTCCCGCGGCATGTACTGCACGCCGATCGCCATCGAGTCGATCTCGCAGAAGGTCGGCGGCCAGCAGAAGTCGCTGGAGGTGCCGAAGTCGACGTGCTCGCGTGCGATGTCCGAGCAGACCGCGGACACCGTCAACAGCCTGCTCCAGGGCGTGGTCGACTCCGGTACCGGCAAGGAGGCCGGCCTCACCGACCGTGACAGCGCCGGCAAGACCGGTACGACGGACGAGCGCCGCAACGCCTGGTTCGTCGGCTACACGCCGAACCTCTCGGGCGCCGTCTGGGTCGGCAGCGCCACCCAGAAGGTGAAGATGCGCAACATCTACATCGGCGGTGTGTACAACGACCTGGTCTACGGCGGCCGGGTGCCGGGGCCGATCTGGCGGGACGCCATGCTCGGCGCGCTGGAGGGCAAGCCGGTCGACGAGTTCAACACGATCCACATCCCGGACGAGGACGAAGACCGGGACCGCGACCGTGACAAGGGCCGGGGCAACGACGACGATGACGACAACGGCAACGGCGACAACCTCATCGGCGGCCTGCTCGGCGGCGGGGACAACGGCGGCGGCAACGGTGCCAATGGTGGGAACGGCGGCGCCGACGGAGGCACGGAACCGTCGCCGAGCTTCTCCATCCCCGAGGGCTGGTGGCAGGGCCAGACGAACGGGAACGGCACCGGGGGGCGCGGCTGAGCGGCCGTACAGGTCGTAGAACGGCGACGGCCCCTGTCCCCTCGTACGGAGGGGGCGGGGGCCGTCGGCGTTGGTGGGGCCGCGGAGTAGGGGCGTCAGCCGTGGCCGCCGGGCGGGGGCGTCAACCCTGATCGCCGGGCGGGGCCGCAACCCTCGTCGCCGGGCGGGGAGCGTCAGCCTGCGTCGCCTGGCCGGAGGACGGCAACCCTCGTCACCATGCGGGGGCGTCCGCCCGCGTCGCCTGGCACGGGGCGGCAGTCCTCGTCGCCGGGCGGGGAGCGTCAGCCCGCGAGGAGCTTCTTGACCGCCGCGGCCACGCGGCCGCCCTCGGCCTGACCGGCGACCTTCGGGTTCACGATCTTCATGACGGCACCCATGGCCCGCGGGCCCTCGGCGCCGGCGGCCTTGGCCTCCTGGACGGCCTGGGCGACGATCTCGTTCAGCTCGTCGTCGCTGAGCTGCTTCGGCAGGTACGTGGCGAGGACCTCGCCCTCCGCCTTCTCCCGCTCGGCCTGCTCGGCGCGACCACCCTGCGCGAACGCCTCGGCCGCCTCACGGCGCTTCTTCGCCTCGCGGGTGATCACCTTCTGCACCTCGTCGTCGGAGAGCACGCGCTTCTCCTTGCCCGCGACCTCCTCCTTGGTGATCGCGGCGAGCGTCAGCCGGAGCGTCGAGGAGCGGAGCTCGTCGCGCTCCTTGATCGCGGCGTTGAGGTCTTCCTGAAGCTTCGACTTGAGCGTGGTCATGACGTCGATTGTCGCAGGTGTGGCACGCGGAACGCCCGTTGATTTCAAGGGGCGTGCGGGAGGACGCCGTACGCGAGGCGGCCGGCCCGCCGGGAGGGGGCGGCCGCCTGGCACGGAGCCCTTCGCCGGTCTGACACGATGGTCGTATGCGCGCGCGATACGGAGTGCCCCTGGGAATCACGGCGGTTGGGGCCGCCGGACTGCTGTACTCGGCGGGTTTCGAGGCCCGTTCCTTCCGCCTGCGACGGGTGACGATCCCCGCCCTGCCGGCGGGGATGCGGCCGCTGCGGGTGCTCCAGGTCTCCGACATCCACATGGTCGGCGGCCAGCGCAAGAAGCAGCGCTGGCTGCGTTCGCTGGCGGGCCTGCGCCCCGACTTCGTGATCAACACGGGCGACAACCTGTCGGACCCCGAGGGCGTGCCGGAGGTGCTGGACTCGCTGGGCCCGCTGATGGAGTTCCCGGGCGCGTACGTCTTCGGCTCGAACGACTACTACGGCCCGACGCTGCGCAACCCGGCCCGGTACCTGCTGGAAAAGGCCCAGGGCCGCCATGGCCTGAACGGCAACGCGCCCGTCGTCGGCGCGGTCCACAACCCGTGGGAGGACCTGCGCGACGGCTTCGACGCGGCCGGGTGGCTGAACCTGACGAACACCCGCGGCATGCTGAAGGTCGAGGGCATGTCGGTGGAGCTGACCGGCGTGGACGACCCGCACATCAAGCGGGACCGGTACCAGCGGGTGGCCGGCGGTCCGTCGGGCGCCGCGGACTTCGCGATGGGCGTGGTGCACGCGCCGTACCTGCGGGTCCTGGACGCGTTCACGGCCGACGACTACCCGCTGATCCTGGCCGGCCACACCCACGGCGGCCAGCTCCGCATTCCCTTCTACGGCGCCCTAGTC
The DNA window shown above is from Streptomyces chartreusis and carries:
- a CDS encoding ArsA family ATPase, translating into MSRPEPAQTQDAARRPHHLSARRVLDLDPLLDDPKTRIVVCCGSGGVGKTTTAAALGLRAAERGRKVVVLTIDPARRLAQSMGIDSLDNTPRRVKGVEGEGELHAMMLDMKRTFDEIVEGHADPDRAAAILGNPFYQSLSAGFAGTQEYMAMEKLGQLRARDEWDLIVVDTPPSRSALDFLDAPKRLGSFLDGKLIRVLLAPAKVGGRAGMKFLNVGMSMMTGALGKLLGGQLLKDVQTFVAAMDSMFGGFRTRADATYKLLQAPGTAFLVVAAPERDALREAAYFVERLAAEDMPLAGLVLNRVHGSGADRLSAERALAAAENLEEPRIVDQEGGKAGLRNSPDTYDSSESAASEAPAPDAGSPAVTDLEHTAATDEPQTHVERSVDQLTASLLRLHAERMQLLSREQRTRDRFTALHPEVAVAEVAALPGDVHDLTGLRDIGNRLAAHRPELPDPEV
- the wblA gene encoding transcriptional regulator WblA; this translates as MGWVTDWSAQAACRTTDPDELFVQGAAQNRAKAVCTGCPVRTECLADALDNRVEFGVWGGMTERERRALLRRRPTVTSWRRLLETARTEYERGAGLLPLDDDEVYENFAAVG
- a CDS encoding transglycosylase domain-containing protein, which produces MPKNRSGGGLSPTQQAAKFLGVSVLAGAVLAGIALPAVGALGLAAKGSVESFDELPANLKTPPLSQRTTILDAKGGTIATVYSRDRTVVDLKDISPYMQQAIVAIEDARFYQHGAVDLKGVLRALNRNAQSGGVSEGASTLTQQYVKNVFVEEAGDDPTKVAQATQQTLGRKIKELKYAIQVEEELGKKKILENYLNITFFGQQAYGVEAAAQRYFSKSAKDLKVQEAALLAGIVQSPSRYDPVNDEAEATKRRNTVLQRMADMGDISQAEADKAKEAPLGLKVSKPKNGCITAVKGAGFFCKYVEKVFLSEPVFGKNRETRAKIWNQGGLTITTTLDPQSQKSVQASLKDHVYQDDKVAAATTLVEPGTGKILGMGQSKPFGFGKNETEINYSVDSKYGGSNFGFPTGSTFKPFVAAAALEEGRPPTQQYSSPYEMEYPSPVQTCESAPWTNRNNEKLENESESEHGPYRLKKAMELSVNTYFVQMIADIGLCPVVNITDKLQVRQGNGDKLPERPAIALGSVGLSPLTMASAYAAFASRGMYCTPIAIESISQKVGGQQKSLEVPKSTCSRAMSEQTADTVNSLLQGVVDSGTGKEAGLTDRDSAGKTGTTDERRNAWFVGYTPNLSGAVWVGSATQKVKMRNIYIGGVYNDLVYGGRVPGPIWRDAMLGALEGKPVDEFNTIHIPDEDEDRDRDRDKGRGNDDDDDNGNGDNLIGGLLGGGDNGGGNGANGGNGGADGGTEPSPSFSIPEGWWQGQTNGNGTGGRG
- a CDS encoding GatB/YqeY domain-containing protein; this translates as MTTLKSKLQEDLNAAIKERDELRSSTLRLTLAAITKEEVAGKEKRVLSDDEVQKVITREAKKRREAAEAFAQGGRAEQAEREKAEGEVLATYLPKQLSDDELNEIVAQAVQEAKAAGAEGPRAMGAVMKIVNPKVAGQAEGGRVAAAVKKLLAG
- a CDS encoding metallophosphoesterase, whose product is MRARYGVPLGITAVGAAGLLYSAGFEARSFRLRRVTIPALPAGMRPLRVLQVSDIHMVGGQRKKQRWLRSLAGLRPDFVINTGDNLSDPEGVPEVLDSLGPLMEFPGAYVFGSNDYYGPTLRNPARYLLEKAQGRHGLNGNAPVVGAVHNPWEDLRDGFDAAGWLNLTNTRGMLKVEGMSVELTGVDDPHIKRDRYQRVAGGPSGAADFAMGVVHAPYLRVLDAFTADDYPLILAGHTHGGQLRIPFYGALVTNCDLDTDRARGLSTHAAEGHRSYLHVSAGCGTSRYTPFRFACPPEATLLTLVGRE